One Thauera sp. K11 DNA window includes the following coding sequences:
- a CDS encoding sigma-54-dependent Fis family transcriptional regulator, which produces MAEQRLIEQFNLRSRLRFNIDKGQIWLDENRMLLLHARAMGALRKELFDSLGPRRAQGLLLRMGFMCGQQDADLASKLYGVGDNYDVFRIGPELHAFEGLVKAEITQADIDWEAGSFFGEVEWEGSWEAESHMQQFGVGHEASCWTLVGYASGYVSRFFRRPVVFRETQCICKGDPKCAIVGKPVEAWGDDPYVLHFNPENLDWKLQEMEAELVELRGQLRERHEPGKLVGASGGFRAAFDLLSKAARSPINVLLLGETGVGKEVFARWLHDNSDRSDQPFIAVNCAAIPHDLLESELFGVQKGAYTGAQQSRPGRFERAEGGTLFLDELGELSLAAQVKLLRVLQTGEVERLGDDKTRKVNVRLVAATNVNLQQAIAEGRFRSDLYYRLATYPVTIPPLRDRKPDIPLLVASMLEKYAPRYHKTIKGLTDRAMQALMSYDWPGNIRELENLIERGVLLAPSGGQIEVDHLFAGGAPGLETSGAEVGREGVVGDVVMADRDRLCETLLGAEGFDLEAHEARLLNLAVQRSGGNLTHAARLLGITRRQLAYRLKQCDGEGKPQSN; this is translated from the coding sequence ATGGCGGAGCAACGACTCATCGAGCAGTTCAACCTGCGCTCGAGGTTGCGTTTCAACATCGACAAAGGCCAGATCTGGCTGGACGAGAATCGGATGCTGCTTTTGCACGCAAGGGCGATGGGGGCCTTGCGCAAGGAGCTGTTCGATTCGCTCGGCCCGCGACGGGCACAAGGCTTGTTGTTGCGGATGGGCTTCATGTGCGGGCAGCAGGATGCCGATTTGGCCTCGAAGTTGTACGGGGTTGGCGACAACTACGACGTTTTTCGCATCGGCCCCGAACTCCACGCCTTCGAAGGGCTGGTCAAGGCCGAGATCACACAGGCTGACATCGATTGGGAGGCCGGTAGTTTCTTCGGCGAGGTCGAGTGGGAAGGCTCATGGGAGGCAGAGTCTCACATGCAGCAGTTCGGCGTCGGGCATGAAGCTTCCTGCTGGACGCTGGTCGGCTATGCCTCGGGCTATGTCAGCCGATTTTTCCGGCGTCCGGTCGTTTTCCGCGAGACACAGTGCATCTGCAAGGGAGACCCCAAGTGCGCCATCGTCGGTAAGCCGGTGGAAGCCTGGGGTGACGATCCCTATGTGTTGCATTTCAACCCCGAGAACCTCGACTGGAAGTTGCAGGAGATGGAGGCGGAACTGGTCGAGTTGCGCGGGCAACTGCGTGAACGGCACGAGCCGGGGAAGTTGGTCGGTGCATCGGGGGGATTCCGTGCGGCTTTCGATCTGCTCTCGAAGGCCGCACGCAGCCCGATCAACGTCTTGTTGCTCGGTGAAACGGGCGTGGGGAAGGAGGTTTTTGCGCGCTGGCTTCATGACAACAGTGATCGCAGTGACCAGCCTTTCATCGCGGTCAACTGTGCGGCCATACCGCATGATCTGCTCGAGTCCGAGTTGTTTGGCGTTCAGAAGGGCGCGTATACCGGTGCTCAACAGTCACGGCCCGGTCGCTTTGAGCGTGCGGAGGGCGGAACCCTTTTTCTCGACGAACTCGGTGAGTTATCGCTGGCAGCCCAGGTGAAGTTGCTGCGTGTCTTGCAGACGGGAGAGGTGGAGCGGCTGGGCGATGACAAGACGCGTAAGGTGAACGTCCGCCTGGTTGCTGCAACCAACGTCAATCTGCAGCAGGCGATTGCCGAAGGGCGCTTTCGATCGGATCTTTATTACCGACTCGCGACCTACCCGGTGACCATTCCGCCGCTGCGCGACAGAAAACCTGACATCCCGCTGCTGGTGGCGTCGATGCTGGAGAAATACGCGCCCCGCTATCACAAGACCATCAAGGGGCTGACCGACCGCGCCATGCAGGCGCTGATGTCCTATGACTGGCCGGGCAACATCCGCGAACTTGAGAACCTGATCGAGCGCGGCGTATTGCTTGCGCCGTCGGGCGGGCAGATCGAGGTCGATCACTTGTTTGCCGGTGGCGCGCCGGGACTTGAGACGAGTGGTGCGGAGGTGGGGCGTGAGGGTGTGGTGGGGGATGTTGTCATGGCAGACCGCGATCGGCTGTGCGAAACCCTGCTGGGTGCGGAAGGCTTCGACCTTGAAGCGCACGAGGCGAGGCTGCTGAATCTCGCCGTCCAACGCTCGGGTGGCAACCTGACCCATGCGGCACGCCTGCTGGGGATCACCCGTCGCCAGTTGGCTTATCGCTTGAAGCAGTGCGACGGCGAGGGAAAACCGCAGAGCAACTGA